Genomic window (Salvelinus namaycush isolate Seneca chromosome 10, SaNama_1.0, whole genome shotgun sequence):
ataaagaATGTCTCTGTTTCTTTTTACCTATCTATAATTTGTTTGTATTTCCCTTACTGTTTTTTCATACGCGAAAAGCTTTACAAAGGAAAGCGGTACCAGTATACAAAACATaaggtacattttttttttaagaaaaaagGCTGATTGGACAACAATTTGAGACTGGAATGATGTTATACCAGTGACTGATGCAATCCAATATATGTTTTCTTGTATTTCACACAGAGACAGGGGACTTAGACAGTATATATGCACTAGGCTTCAATATCTCTGTTTCCAAAGTATTGACCTGTTTATGACAACACACACTTTAATATGGAATTCCATCCGTCTCTAACAAAGGCTTTTATCAGAAAACCATTAGTCTGAGAAAATAAGGTAAACAATGATGAAGATTTGAGGCAGACTCTGGATAGAGACATTCCAGTTCATAATTTAAGACCACATTAAGGACCCGAGTAAAGGAAGCAGAGGACACGAGAATCATGTGAGAAACAGAGTGAACATCACCTATTCACCCATATGGAGTGATTCATTGATTTGTGGGGAAGGGGGGGTTGTGAGGGGACCTGAGGATGAGttgatggtgtgggggagggggggggggggttgctcaGCTTTAGCATGCACAGTCCTGGTGGGGGGGTGCGGGCTGCTCGGTGAGCTGGGGCCCTTGTTTAGCCCCTGTAACTGCCGGGTCAGCGGCATCCAAGCTCTCAGACATCTTTTCGCAGATTATGTCCACCAGCCGCTCGAACGTCTGTTTCACATTGATGTTATCTTTGGCACTGGCCTCAAAGAACTCGAACCCTGGAACATGGTGTTATAATGGTGTTGGATTTAAATGTTTACCAAACTAGCCATACGTGATCAGTAATCTTTCCCATTGGTTTCTGAAGCTATTGTGAGCAAACTTCGTGTTTTGTCATGACATTTGGTGGTGGCGGTGGGATCTGTGTTCAACAGCCAATACGGCACAATTCTTTTTATGTTTGCTTATGATGCTGTTCCACCTCCTGATCGCATTTACTCTGGATAAGAACTTCTACCAAGCGATTGCAAACTAATTATACATGTTATTGTTGCTGACAACTCAGATGATAAAATCAAATCATCAGATAATGGTACTTCTTAACATCAGCAGTATCATTGAATTGTATAGCTCATGTAGTTATGGTGGGCACTGTGAGTTGGTGTTGTGTGACTTGAACTCACCCATGTGTTCAGAAAGCTGCCTGCCCCTGTCTCCTGCCACCACCCTCTCGTCCTCCATGTCACACTTGTTGCCTACTAGCAGGACCTGGGCGTTGTCCCACGAGTACGTCTTAATCTGGGTCGACCTATGGCAGCCATACAGAAAGGTTCAGTATTGGAAAAGATTACACACACATCCAGTGGTTTTGAGCAGGTGCTTGAGGTCAAAGAGACACAATGATGATCTGAGGATcgaaacattgtttcaataaaCCACTCTTACTAAGAACATAGATTGCAGTGTGCAGACTGCAGAGATATGGTCCACTGCAGAGCCATTGAAAGCTCAGGTGACATTTTCACTGCACTTATCCAACATTCAAGGGTCATCCAAAATGAGTTTGGAATAATGCAGCTTGCGATAAGATTAACGTTTATTTTGGGTTATTGTGAGTAATAGTATTTGGTTACACGCAAACTTCACTGGCCACATTATGTAAGCAAGCGttgaaaataaatgtacacatacatgttattcaataattttACCCACGTAAACATGCGTCTGCTTAGCCAAACGTTAAAATAGAACTTGGGTTTATTTGAGACGCTCCACGTGCTgcaagtcccctccttattggatatcaggaagatacaaacccacgtcccctccttattggatatcAGGAAGATACAAACCCAAGTCCCCTCCTCATTGGATATCAGGAAGATACAAACCCACGTCCCCTCCTCATTGGATATCAGGAAGATACAAACCCAAGTCCCCTCCTCATTGGATATCAGGAAGATACAAAcccaagtcccctccttattggatatcaggaagatacaaacccaagtcccctccttattggatatcaggaagatacaaacccaagtcccctccttattggatatcaggaagatacaaacccacgtcccctccttattggatatcAGGAAGATACGAACCCacgtcccctccttattggatatcAGGAAGATACGAACCCACggcccctccttattggatatcAGGAAGATACAAACCCAAGTCCCCTCCTCATTGGATATCAGGAAGATACAAACCCacgtcccctccttattggatatcaggaagatacaaacccacgtcccctccttattggatatcaggaagatacaaacccacgtcccctccttattggatatcAGGAAGATACGAACCCACggcccctccttattggatatcAGGAAGATACAAACCCAAGTCCCCTCCTCATTGGATATCAGGAAGATACAAACCCacgtcccctccttattggatatcaggaagatacaaacccacgtcccctccttattggatatcAGGAAGATACGAACCCACGGCCCCTCCTCATTGGATATCAGGAAGATACAAACCCAAGTCCCCTCCTCATTGGATATCAGGAAGATACAAACCCacgtcccctccttattggatatcaggaagatacaaacccacgtcccctccttattggatatcaggaagatacaaacccacgtcccctccttattggatatcAGGAAGATACAAACCCAAGTCCCCTCCTCATTGGATATCAGGAAGATACAAACCCacgtcccctccttattggatatcaggaagatacaaacccacgtcccctccttattggatatcaggaagatacaaacccacgtcccctccttattggatatcaggaagatacaaacccacgtcccctccttattggatatcaggaagatacaaacccacgtcccctccttattggatatcaggaagatacaaacccacgtcccctccttattggatatcaggaagatacaaacccacgtcccctccttattggatatcaggaagatacaaacccacgtcccctccttattggatatcAGGAAGATACGAACCCacgtcccctccttattggatatcaggaagatacaaacccacgtcccctccttattggatatcaggaagatacaaacccacgtcccctccttattggatatcaggaagatacaaacccaagtcccctccttattggatatcaggaagatacaaacccaagtcccctccttattggatatcAGGAAGATACAAACCCAAGTCCCCTCCTCATTGGATATCAGGAAGATACAAACCCACGTGGACACTTTTTGTCTGGGGATTAATCGTCGTAGTAAAGAAACACGTGATTTTGTCTGACTCCGGGTCAAAATTATAtactaaacatgtaaagtgttaaacctttgtttcatgagctgaaatataacatcccagaaatgttccatacgcacaaaaagcttatttactTCTacttttgtgcacacattttgtttacatccctgttagtgagcatttcttatttgccaagataatccatccacctgacaggtgtggcatatcaagaagctgatttaacggcatgatcattacacacacaggtgcaccttgagcTAGGGACAAtataaggccactctaaaatatgcagttttgtcacaacataatgccacagatgtctcaagttttgagggaatgtgcaattggcatgttgattGCAGGAAAGTCCACCATAGTTGTTGTCAGAACATTGAATGTTCATGtcactaccataagccgcctccaacgttgttttagagaatttggcagtatgtccaaaaggcctcacaaccgcagaccatgtgtaaccacgccagcccagggcctccacatccagcttcttcacctgcgggattgtctgagaccagctacccggacagctgatgaaactgaggagtgtttctgtctgtagtaaagcccttttgtggggaaaaactaattctgattggctgggcctggctccccagccatgggtgggcccctgcccagtcatgtgaaatccacagattagggcctaataaatttatttcaatttactgattttcttatatgaactgtaactcagtaaaattgttgaaattgttgcatgttgcatttatatttttgttcagtatacaaagAAGTAGCTAAAAAGTGAACCATATGCATGTTTGGTAAAATATCAACCCAATGTTCATCTTCCAGGACAAACTAGTTAGcaacaaactagctagctaaatgtccatgaatgtttcatctGTGTTTTGACCTGCCTCAAAATTAATATACTTGGTTCACAATGGCGCACGCAGACGCATGCGCATGGCCAGTGTAGTCAGCATGTTAGGGTAATTTAATCGGTTACTGTTTCTAATAGTATTTTTGCATAGGATTGAGGACAGTGATTAGGAGTGGAAAATGCCACTTGGTGTCAACATGGTCCCTGTTACAATCCTGAATCTCAAACTAACTAGAACTATACacgtaactgccaaaataaaggaaacaccaacatattGCATTGGatcaccacgagccagaacagcttcaatgcaccttggtatagattctacaagtgtttgGACCTAGCACACCGTAGGCCTTTATGAAGAAAAGGTCAACAAACCTTTGGTGCCAATTAGACCTCCTCCAGTCAGGCCTGTACTGTATTAAGGAACACTGGTCTATGTTTGTCCACTGTTGTACTACTATTTGCCATATGGTCACATGACCACACCACATTCCTGAGCAATCACTTACCAGTCCTGCACAGCATTAAAGGAATCCTCATTGGTGATGTCATACATGAGGATGAAGCCCATGGCACCGCGGTAGTAAGCGGTGGTGATAGTCCTGTACCTCTCCTGCCCTGCCGTATCCTagaaacatcacacacacacacacacacacacacacacacacacacacacacacacacacacacacacacacacacacacacggaggttGCATTAAAACGAGCACCACAGCCAAATTGACATGCACCACAGTCAAATTGACATTGACAGCGATCGTCCCACGCACACCAATAACGACAGAACATTAAAACCCTCCGGTGATTTCAAACAGTCTACCCGCAGACTGCTTTTGCTGCCAACAGATGATGATGGGGTATCAGTAGCTTTTACAGCTCCTGACGCATTTCCACTGTGACTTGCCAAATTTCTCCTCCCTTCCTTGGTTGGCAAGCCGGGGGGTGGAGGGGGCAGATTGAGTTACGGCCTAAGCTCTAATGAATGCTCAGGGAATGAGGCCTCCCTGACAaccctaatactgcatctctctaAACTGTGGAGCAACATCAGCCCCAATCCCCATTACACACAACACTATGCTGGTTAGGCTTTATTTTAGGGTAGTAGtcaaattgtttgtttttttatgagCAAAGTCTAGCATGCATAATGAATCTGAATACACATGTAAATATGTAAATTGGGTGAAATATGTACATTATATGGTGTGTAACAAATGTGCTTGTTTATGTTTTAGGTCATATTTGAATTATCAGCATacacagctttttcaattttacTACACTTGAGTGTGTGCTAAGCTGACTGTATGCTGTACTGGGAAGTGGGGAATGGGGAGCAGTGTGTGTATAGGTGGTGGGGGGGGTTATATACTCAAGAGAAATGTGTAGTAATGGGGGAGGGTGCACACTTCAGAGTCATTGCCCTGGGAAAAGGCTGACAACAGAACAAGCCTTTCCTCAACACACATACACGTATCCTCTTTCACCAGCCCACTATAGCAGTGTTTGATACACAATATGGATGTGCAGTAGAGACTGCAGTGCCCCAcagcacaaactggttgaatcaacattgtttcaacataatttgtcaatgtattgtgatgtggaatctatgtgggaaatacattggatttgaaaaaagtaatgaacgtaaactgttgttttgagggtgacatTTCGACCGCAgtattatgtcatcatggtaaccaaatttcaacataaaccttgtataaaatatgttgaatttgtacctttaaaatgtcagattgtcaacgttatatccactatcagaatTGTTTTTTAAATAGTCTGGGCAGCACCTTCtaattgatctatctacagctaccCTTTGGTCTTCCATCCAAGGTTTTAACCAAGGCCAGCCCTGCTTAGCTATGATATTTGTCATTGATTATTAGCAATGTGCTATCatgagaatgattgttgagagGACCCCACTTAAAAATGAAATAGATTCACTATTAAAGttattccaaagggtaggtttaacagagcaaattaaatgtgaACTTTATCAatcatcaatgatgctatttaggcctatatagcatttgcaaaATCATCAACAGCAACTGTTTGAATTCAACCCAGAATTCAACTAAATAGACAACACAATAggccaaatatcaacatttgaaggagaagtATCTTCTACTTGGATAGTTCCACCtttgccactgacttagtctggctttaattcacatctccatctcaaacaaaaatctaagttaaataaaatgaatcaaccaaatcaaactttatttgaagtgcatttaaagtttgatttgatttttaacaTCAATTATTAAtgtgtagacaaactggaattaaagccagactaagtcagtgttacagatggaactatccaaacagaatataaatatttttaaaatgttgatatcTGGTTGCATTGACAACTAAACACAATTCCTATGTGGCCCAGTTGGTGGGGCATTGCAAATGCAAT
Coding sequences:
- the LOC120054424 gene encoding ras-related protein Rab-3A, whose amino-acid sequence is MASATATYGQKESSDQNFDYMFKILIIGNSSVGKTSFLFRYADDSFTPAFVSTVGIDFKVKTIYRNDKRIKLQIWDTAGQERYRTITTAYYRGAMGFILMYDITNEDSFNAVQDWSTQIKTYSWDNAQVLLVGNKCDMEDERVVAGDRGRQLSEHMGFEFFEASAKDNINVKQTFERLVDIICEKMSESLDAADPAVTGAKQGPQLTEQPAPPHQDCAC